TGAGATCGAGAAGATCCTCTCTGTGGGAAATGCGGCCGGCGACGGCGCGAGGGTGGTCCTTCTGGACCGAGACATGCGCGAGGACGCCAACTGGATTTCCCGTCATGTGGAGTACATCGAGCTGACGGTAGAGCCCGATTTTGAAAAGCAATTCATGGAATCGATGCAGATCCCCCACATGACGGATCAGTTCCCCCATCTGGAAGGGCTGGTGCCGGAGGAGATCCTTCATCAGAAGTAGAACTGGATGCTGGATACTGGTTGCTGGATACTGGATACTGGATGCTGGATGGTTAGGATGATTGGAATGGTTGGATGATGGGGATGCTGTCTTTTCTGACTTCTGACCTCTGACATCCGAATTCTAACTTCTGACCTCCGGCACCTGATGGTGGATGATTGGATGGTGGGAACACCTGTGAGTCGGGAGACTGCGAATGGATCCGGCCGGGGGGACGGACCGGAAACCGTCCAGGTGATCGTGGATCCCGGTATCTGCGGCTTTGGCTGCACCATAAACGGATGGAAAAAAGGGAAACAGGTAAGCTTCGACATCCGGTCCGAGTGTGGTCAGATCAAAAAACTTACCGCAGACTTAAGACCGGTACAGATGAAAGACCTGTTTGTCCCTCTCACCAAGAGCCCGTTCTTCCTGTGTGCAGAGAAATCCAGATGCCATCTGGCATGCCCGATTCCCTCGGCTCTGGTCAAGACGGCCGAGGTGGTCCTTGGTCTGGCCCTTCCCAGAGATGCGACGATCCGGTTCTTGACATAAACGTGCGTTAACATTTTTCATGAGGAGGCGAAAAATGGCTGAAATGACCCTGAGAGAAAGATTCTGGAACCGTTTTATGGGGAAGGATGTGGACAAGACCCCATGCGGCAGCACCACCACCTATGGCGTCGTGGCCCTCATGGATGCCTGCGGGTATGCCAGGCCCCTTGCGGATACCGATCCGGTGGCCATGACCGAACTGGCCTATGCCGGACACAAATACGGCCAATTCGAATGGGTCAAGGCCATGGGATGGGATATCGTGGGCCTGAGCGAGGCCTTCGGATGCAAACTGGGGACCCCCCAGAAAGATATTCAATATTCCATCCATAGCCATCCCTATGCAGACAGCATCGAGAATATCGAGTTCCCGTCCGACTATCTGGAGCGGGGCCGGTTTCCGATGTTCAAGGAGCACTTCCGACTTCTTAAAGAAAAGGTGGGAGACGATCTGATCATATTCGGGGAGACAGAGGGTCCGTTCACCTGTGCCGCCAATCTGGTGGGCACGGAGCAGTACATGAAATGGATCTACAAAAAGCCCGAAAATGTGCACAGGGTCCTGGAAGTCACCAAGGAGGCGGCCATCGCCGCCATCAATTTTGCCTTTGACAACGGGGCCGACTATTATGTCCTGGCGGAACCGACTGCGGGCCCGGCACTCATCAGGTCGAAATTTTTTGAAAAATTTGTGCTTCCCGTGCTCAAAGAGGTGGTCACCCGCTCAAAAGGGCCGGTGGTGCTGCACGTGTGCGGCAATACGGATTCCATCATCGACCTCATGTGCGATACCGGGGTGGTGGGGATCAGCATCGAGGAAAAGGCGGATATGAAAAAGGCGGTGGAAATCGCCCATAAGAAAGGCACAAAGGTTTTCGGCAACGTGGCCACCGCAACCACCCTCTTCAGCGGAACGCCCGAGGCCGTATACCAGGAGGCCACCCAGGCCCTTGAGAACGGAACGGATTTTCTCTGCCCGGGGTGCGGAATCGCCCCGCCGTCCCCGCTGGAAAACCTGCTGCAGCTCAAAAAGGCCCGGGACGACTATTTCGCATAAGCGAAACCCACGTCTCTCAACCCCTGAAGCCTTCCCCTGTTCTTCAAAGAACGGGGGAAGGCTTTTTTGTGTGCTCATCACTTTTAGATCAAGCCTGATTCTATCGAAACAAACCACTCTTCGGGACAGATATCGGGTGGCATTCATACTGTGCTATAACAATTTTACCATTAGGACTATTGACAGGTTGGCATTTTTATCGTTCAATATTCAACATATATTATTATATATCATGTCAAAATAAACATGATTATGCCGGAGAAGAGATTATACAGGAGAAGTTCCGCGACAATGGGCCGGCAGAAGGTCGAGGTTGCGGGTTGCGAACCTTTTCGGGACGTGAGACTTCAGATCATTTAAAGATCGCTCACTCTGGTATTCCATATCTTATAACCTTTGCCTGTGCAAGGAGGCGACGCTATGCAAGTGAATTTCGCTTCAGAGACGGAAGTTGTTTTAGGAAAAGCGATTGAGTCGATCTGGAAGGCTTACAGCCTGGATGAACTCCTCGAAGCTTTCTTGTCCAACTTGCTCCACGTTGATCACGTGCGAAAGGCAGAAATCTCGCTATTCAACAAACAAAGAAACCTGTTCCCCGTAGCCAGTGCTGCGAATAT
This is a stretch of genomic DNA from Deltaproteobacteria bacterium. It encodes these proteins:
- a CDS encoding MtaA/CmuA family methyltransferase — its product is MTLRERFWNRFMGKDVDKTPCGSTTTYGVVALMDACGYARPLADTDPVAMTELAYAGHKYGQFEWVKAMGWDIVGLSEAFGCKLGTPQKDIQYSIHSHPYADSIENIEFPSDYLERGRFPMFKEHFRLLKEKVGDDLIIFGETEGPFTCAANLVGTEQYMKWIYKKPENVHRVLEVTKEAAIAAINFAFDNGADYYVLAEPTAGPALIRSKFFEKFVLPVLKEVVTRSKGPVVLHVCGNTDSIIDLMCDTGVVGISIEEKADMKKAVEIAHKKGTKVFGNVATATTLFSGTPEAVYQEATQALENGTDFLCPGCGIAPPSPLENLLQLKKARDDYFA